In the genome of Streptomyces sp. NBC_00190, one region contains:
- a CDS encoding putative quinol monooxygenase: MSKALSTDSVRLGLLARIEAKPEHVKDVEELLTGALALAQEEAFTTVWFALRMGPTTFGIFDAFGSDEDRTAHLQGRIAAALMERAPHLLAEAPEIVPVDVLAAKLA, from the coding sequence ATGTCCAAGGCCTTGTCCACTGATTCCGTCCGCCTCGGTCTGCTCGCCCGGATCGAGGCGAAGCCGGAGCACGTGAAGGATGTGGAGGAGCTGCTCACGGGGGCTCTTGCCCTGGCGCAGGAGGAGGCGTTCACCACGGTGTGGTTCGCTCTGCGCATGGGTCCGACGACGTTCGGGATCTTCGATGCGTTCGGCAGTGACGAGGATCGTACGGCGCACTTGCAGGGCAGGATCGCGGCGGCGCTGATGGAGCGGGCGCCGCATCTGTTGGCGGAGGCGCCGGAGATCGTGCCGGTGGACGTTCTGGCGGCCAAACTCGCCTAG
- a CDS encoding EF-hand domain-containing protein, with product MSEKARKLFDALDLNQDGELTRLEVITALRSKGPTLAAEGVLPVWAVGDEDASSALFDAADANGDEVLSFEEFAAVVDRRFGW from the coding sequence ATGAGCGAGAAGGCTCGCAAGCTGTTCGATGCGCTGGATCTCAACCAGGACGGTGAGCTGACCCGGCTGGAGGTGATCACGGCTTTGCGGTCGAAGGGGCCGACGCTTGCCGCCGAGGGGGTGTTGCCGGTCTGGGCGGTGGGGGATGAGGATGCTTCGTCGGCTCTGTTCGATGCGGCTGACGCGAACGGGGACGAGGTCTTGAGCTTCGAGGAGTTCGCCGCGGTGGTCGATCGCCGGTTCGGCTGGTAG